The Lepeophtheirus salmonis chromosome 1, UVic_Lsal_1.4, whole genome shotgun sequence genome has a segment encoding these proteins:
- the LOC121132019 gene encoding beta-1,3-galactosyltransferase 5 has product MLKKTLRTFRVLSFETITSFFIICFFLFPLLYLILFDDLSVDQIIKRRASFLCEKRTQHRYQRFIRTDFKLNYSNSSTYHGPIVKGWGPNVSRDIDKYVPKQKGFFTILPRAVNLETTELLIIIKTRVDGLNNRMDVRQSWLKTLKGLKKSAATVFLVGKKEGSVDYSSLKNESKKYGDIIQGNFVDSYFNLTLKTIATHKFVIETEWVNRPKMIITLDDDVFVNAPLLLKTVDDLNQRCEGPYYVGGLLQNNVVQTDPEDKEFSHKAGVPSYMYKANTYPPYISGLICLMSYETVQCFNEETYNLPYFHIEDVFRGFAAQRCGIPAKNQPGFHISYVNSQTFNTSYHIVNLKTADSKAMYKAVKLHYNLKD; this is encoded by the exons ATGCTTAAGAAAACACTTCGAACATTCAGAGTATTATCGTTTGAGActataacatcattttttataatttgtttcttcCTCTTTCCTTTATTATATCTTAT TTTGTTTGACGACTTGTCTGTGGATCAAATAATCAAACGTAGAGCCTCTTTTCTTTGTGAAAAAAGAACACAACATCGATACCAACGCTTTATAAGAACAGACTTTAAGCTAAACTACAGCAACAGCTCAACATATCATGGCCCCATCGTCAAGGGATGGGGACCAAATGTCTCCAGGgacattgataaatatgttcCAAAACAAAAAGGTTTCTTCACAATTTTGCCACGTGCTGTGAATCTTGAAACGACCGAACTGCTCATCATTATCAAAAC GAGAGTGGACGGTCTGAACAATCGAATGGACGTTCGTCAATCGTGGCTTAAAACACTCAAGGGATTGAAAAAATCGGCTGCAACTGTATTTTTAGTTGGTAAGAAAGAAGGTTCTGTtgattattcatcattaaaaaatgaaagcaaaaaatatgGTGACATAATTCAAGGCAATTTTGTAGACTCCTATTTCAATTTGACGCTGAAAACGATAGCTACTCATAAATTTGTAATAG agacAGAATGGGTTAATCGGCCAAAGATGATCATAACTTTAGATGATGACGTTTTTGTAAATGCTCCTCTCCTTTTGAAAACAGTAGACGATTTGAATCAACGATGCGAAGGTCCGTATTATGTAGGGGGTTTGCTCCAAAATAATGTCGTACAGACAGATCCAGAAGATAAAGAATTTTCGCACAAAGCTGGTGTACCAAGCTACATGTATAAGGCCAATACATATCCCCCTTATATTAGCGGACTGATTTGCTTGATGTCATATGAAACTGTTCAATGTTTTAATGAG GAAACTTATAACCTAccatattttcatattgaagATGTTTTTAGAGGCTTTGCTGCTCAAAGATGTGGGATTCCTGCTAAAAATCAACCTGGATTCCATATTAGTTATGTAAACTCTCAAACGTTCAATACAAGCTATCATATTGTAAATCTTAAAACTGCCGACTCAAAAGCTATGTATAAAGCTGTCAAACTTCATTATAACTTAAaggattaa